TTATTCCATTTTTTTAAATCCTCAAGATCAACTTCATACAGCTTGGAAATCGACCATAAGGTCTCCCCTTTCTTAACCGTATGGATAATCTCTTCAACTTTTGGCTCTGGTTCAATCACTTTCGGCACTAACAGTTTCAAGGGCTGGCCAACCGTTAAACCATCTTCGAGTTTCAAGTTATTCCAGAATAATATATCGTCAATTTCAACCTTGTATTGCCCGGATATTGCAAAGAATGTCTCCTTTTTCTTTACATAATGGGTAATTACAGTATCAGTGGCAGAATTAACGAGAGGTCGCCTAAGTTTCGGTTTGTTAAAAACTTCAATCTCTTCAGGTTCAGATTTTGACTCATTAACAGGTTTAGGTGCTTCATCTTTAGGCAACTTTCTACCTTCTGTTAGCTGCTTGGCCAAGGAAACTTCGCTGATTAATCGATCTTCAGCTGACTCTTCTTGCCTTTCTACTTTTACATTACTGTACTCAATAGGAGTTTTTTCAGGTCGGATAAACCTAAGCCAGAGCACCCGTCCAACCTTCAATGCCTCGTTGGTTTTCATGCGGTTCTTTTGCCTAAGCTTCTTTAATCTAATACCATAATCTTGGGCAATAGACCAGAGTGTTTCACCTGGCAACACCACGTGATAATGTACTCTGCCTTTCGTCTTTTTATTCTTTAAGTAATAGTACCTATCCCCTTGAATTCTTCTTTGCCCTAAATCATTGAATCGTTTCAGTTTTGTCGTACTCACTCCAGTTCTTGAGGATAATGTTTGAAGGGTTTCATTAGGTCTGGCTTTAATCGCCCAGATATTATTCATTTTGACTTGCTTCGGCTGATAAGCGGCATCAATATTTCCAGTCACTTGAGGGTAGACGCCTACATTTCCTTCCAAAGGTTTAATACCCGTATCTGCTTTACCAAGCGAAAATGTATTACGCTTTTTCGGTGTTTTACGACTTGCTTGTGTTTTTGGCTTACTAGAAGTTTGCTTTGTTGACGGATTTTGCTGCTTTTGGGCAATCGGCTGCCTATCCCCTTTTATTGGATAGATAACCTTGTAGGATTTATCATCTGGAATTTTTGATTGATTTAACCACTTATTGAATCGCTTCAACTCATCGTAATCGACCTTTACCTCTTTGCTAACCTGCCTCAAAGTCTTCCCCTTACCCTCGTAATCAGCTAATTGAATATTCGGATTCTTTCTTCCGTCGCCGACAAAGTCTTGAAATGCTAATTTGTGCGCGATAAATTTCTTGATGTACCAATGGGATTTACCGGTAATATTCATGGTCTTTGCCCCATATAGCTTATCACTTGCCGATCGCTGCGTACCAGTTAGGCCTTGTAGATAAGATTGCAGGCTGAGCACCCAATTATCAAACACAAAATTCGATCGTTTAAAGTACTTGGTGGCTCCAATGGTAGAAGCAATGATGTGTTTTCGTTCATCGACAACATTATCCACTCTTACACCCAGCTCTTGTGCCGAAGCTTTCTTAAACTGCCAAAATCCAACGGCATTTGATGTGGAAACTGCATCAGAAATAAACTCTCCTTCTTGGATGGCCAGATACTT
This is a stretch of genomic DNA from Roseivirga misakiensis. It encodes these proteins:
- a CDS encoding LysM peptidoglycan-binding domain-containing protein, whose amino-acid sequence is MRHTFVSIIIIMMASLNLSAQAPMNVPSVIDVAGVKLKLNAEAKRDVEETLDLLVRSQYHFQLKADRSNLYMHFVEEILRKEGIPEDFKYLAIQEGEFISDAVSTSNAVGFWQFKKASAQELGVRVDNVVDERKHIIASTIGATKYFKRSNFVFDNWVLSLQSYLQGLTGTQRSASDKLYGAKTMNITGKSHWYIKKFIAHKLAFQDFVGDGRKNPNIQLADYEGKGKTLRQVSKEVKVDYDELKRFNKWLNQSKIPDDKSYKVIYPIKGDRQPIAQKQQNPSTKQTSSKPKTQASRKTPKKRNTFSLGKADTGIKPLEGNVGVYPQVTGNIDAAYQPKQVKMNNIWAIKARPNETLQTLSSRTGVSTTKLKRFNDLGQRRIQGDRYYYLKNKKTKGRVHYHVVLPGETLWSIAQDYGIRLKKLRQKNRMKTNEALKVGRVLWLRFIRPEKTPIEYSNVKVERQEESAEDRLISEVSLAKQLTEGRKLPKDEAPKPVNESKSEPEEIEVFNKPKLRRPLVNSATDTVITHYVKKKETFFAISGQYKVEIDDILFWNNLKLEDGLTVGQPLKLLVPKVIEPEPKVEEIIHTVKKGETLWSISKLYEVDLEDLKKWNNKLNNELSLGEKLKILKQ